GAAATATCTGCCTTTGAGGCCGCTTCCTTGATCAAGCTGAACCTGCGGGGGGAATTGTTAAAACATATTGTATCCTTGGGTCCCATCTATGCCCGGGGAGAGCGGGCCGGAGAATTAATCACCACAGTGACGGAGGGGATAGACTCTCTGGAGGATTACTTTGCCAAGTATCTGCCCCAGCTCCTGTTAGCAGCGGGGATACCCTTGTTAATCCTGGTCTTCGTCTTTCCCCGGGACTGGAAATCCGGATTGATTCTCTTAGCAACCGGTCCCCTTATTCCCATCTTTATGATTTTAATTGGGAAACTGGCGGAAAAAAAATCCCTTCAGCAGTGGCAAAACTTAAGCTGGATGAGTGCACATTTTTTGGATGTTTTAAAAGGCTTGCCCACCCTTAAAGTATTTGGCAGGTCAAAGGATCAGACAAGAGTTATCCAAAAAGTCAGCGATTCCTTTCGAAAATCCACCTTGAGTGTTTTAAGGGTCGCTTTCCTGTCCGCTCTGATGCTGGAATTCCTGGCAACTATCAGCACGGCCCTGGTAGCGGTGACCATCGGCTTAAGGCTGGTTAACGGAACCCTGACCTTTTCTGCGGGGTTATTTCTCTTACTGCTGGCACCGGAGTTTTATACTCCTCTAAGAACCCTAGGCTTAAACTTTCATGCCGGTTTGTCCGGGAAAAACGCTGCAGAGCGAATCTTTGAGATTTTAGATTATCCCCTGCAGACTGAACCGGGCCTAAGGACTAATCCGATTATAGCATCTAACCACAGCATCACTTTTCGCAATGTAAATCTGGTTTATCAAACAGGGGAACCTTCGGCTTTAAAGGACATTAATTTTACCTTGACTCCCGGTGAACAGATTGCTCTGGTTGGTCCAAGCGGAGCGGGTAAAACCTCTGTTGCTCAGCTTTTGCTGGGATTTATTAATCCTGCCTCAGGGGAAATAGAGGTTAATGGGGCCGACCTTAAGACCATGAATCTGGAAACCTGGCGGGAGCAGATTGCCTATGTACCCCAAAATCCTCATCTCTTTGCAGGAACTATTGCTGACAATATTCGTTTTGGCAGGCCTGCTGCTACACTGGCAGAGGTAAAACGGGCGGCGGAAGAAGCTTCAGCCCATGATTTCATCATGAAACTTCCTGACGGATACGAAACCTATCTGGGAGAAGAAGGTGCGGGATTAAGCGGCGGCCAGGCCCAGAGGATTGCCCTGGCCAGGGCCTTTTTGAAAGATGCCCCAATCCTCATTTTAGATGAAGCAACCTCAAATTTGGATTTGGAAAGTGAGTCATTAATCCAGGAAGCCCTGAAACGGCTGTTGAGAGGAAGGACCGCTTTAATAGTTGCCCATCGGCTGGACACGGTGTTTCAGGCTCAACGAATTCTGGTCTTGGATCAAGGGCAGATTCTGGAAGAAGGAACCCATGAAGATTTGCTGAAAGGGCGGGGACTCTATTTACGCTTGTTGCAGCAATACCGAGGTGAAACTGGATGAAAGGTAAAACCTGGCTGATCCCTATGCTATTGCCCCATTGGCGGCGAGTCTTTCTGGCTTTGCTTTTAAGTACCCTGACAGTTACCAGCCATATCGGCTTAATGGCCACAGCGGCTTATCTCTTGGCTCGTGCCGCTCTGCACCCTCCGGTTCTGGACCTGATGGTTACCATTGTCGGGGTTCGTTTCTTTGGTATTACCCGGGCAGTTTCCCGCTACGTGGAACGCTATGTTTCCCACGATGTGACATTTCGAATCTTAAGTGAAATAAGAGTGAAGTTCTATCAAAGTATAGAGCCTTTGGCCCCTGCCCGGCTGCGGAACCTGCGCAGTGCGGATTTATTAAGACGGATTGTGGCTGATGTAGAAACCCAGCAGAACCTCTTTCTCAGGGTTTTGGCCCCTCCTCTTGTGGCGGTACTGGTACTCACCGGCTATGGACTTTTCTTAGCTCGTTTTGATTTAAGGTTTTCAGCCATTCTGGCAGCCGGTTTTCTCATGGCAGGACTGATCATTCCATGGATCTTTCATATTCTGAGCAAAGGAATAGGGGGGCGGGTCATTGCCCTAAAAGCAAAGCTAATGGTTAGGGTTGCCGATGGACTTATGGGAATCACCGAACTGATAGCTTATGGGCAAGCTGAATCCTACTTGAAGGATGTTCGGGAGATTAATGAACAATTAAGAAAGGAGCAGCGCCGAAGCGCTTGGCTGTCTGCCTTGTCCTCGGCCATAACAGGAATGGCCGCTAATTTAAGCATGGTCCTCGTGCTTATTTTAGGAATAGTCCTTGTTGAAAAAGGAAGATTGAGCGGGGTCAATTTAGGGATGTTGGCTCTTGGGACATTAAGCAGTTTTGAAGCACTGTTTCCACTAGCTCTGGTTCCTCATCATTTAGAGGAAAGCCGCGCAGCTGCCAACCGCTTGCTGGAGATGCTGGAGGCAGAGCCTGCAGTGAAGGATCAGGCATCGTTGACAGTGAACCCCCAAGAAATGAGTCTCGCTTTTCATGACGTCTGTTTTAAGTATGATGAGAAGGCACCGTGGGCTTTAGATCATGTATCATTTTCCATTCCCCGGCAGGGTAAAGTAGGGATTGTGGGTGCCAGCGGCGCTGGGAAGACTAGCGTGGTAAACCTCCTCCTGCGCTTTTGGGACTATAATGAGGGCCGGATTGAATTAGGCGGACATTCTATCCGCGACTATAGTCAGGACGAAGCCTGTAGTTTAATTGGAGTTGTAACCCAACGAACCCACATTTTTAATGCCACCATTCGTGAGAATCTCTTGCTGGCGAAGCCTGAGGCCGGTGATGAAGAACTGGTCCTGGCCTGTAAGAGGGCTAAACTCCACGATTTTATTCAGACTCTGCCCAAAGGATATGAGAGCTTTGTTGGGGAAGGGGGATTCAAACTTTCCGGTGGGCAGCGGCAGCGCTTAGCCATCGCTCGCGTGTTTCTGAAAAACGCTCCCATTCTGATTTTGGATGAAGCCATGGAAGGGCTGGATCCAATTACCGAAGCGGAAGTTATGGCAGAGGTGGATAGACTTATGGAAGGACGAACCACCCTGGTCATAACCCATCACTTGGCCGGCTTAGAGAGTATGGATGAAATTATCGTCCTGGACCAGGGGCGGGTGGTGGAACGAGGCAAACACTCAGAGCTTATTCAGTATCCGGGCTTTTACCACAAACTTTGGGATAGGACCTTTACTCGCCGTGTTCAGGCTCATTCTCCAACATAAATGCCGCTTCCTGGGCGGGAAGAGTTTGGACATCTTTAAGTTTGCGGGCAATAGTACGGCTCTTTCGGGTGGCAGTGTCAATGGTATTACTGGCCTCTTGAAGTTTTTTCTGAGTTTTTTCTAAGATATCAACAAACTTCCCGAACTCCGTTTTGACGGCGCCCAGTAAATCCCATACTTCACTGGAGCGCTTTTCAATGGCCAAAGTTTTAAAGCCCATTTGCAGGCTATTAAGGAGCGCTGCCAGGGTGGTGGGGCCGGTAATGATGACTTTGTACTCTCTCTGCAGGAGTTCGCAAAGACCGGGACGGCGTAAAACCTCTGCATAGAGCCCTTCCACAGGCAAAAACAAAATTCCGAAATCAGTGGTGTTGGGAGGGTCGATATACTTGTCATGAATGGTTTTTCCTTCGTGCTTAATTCTGGTTTCCAAGGATTTGCCAAACTCCTCAATACCCAGGTGGTCAAGCTGATCCTGAGCTTCCACCAGTCTTTCATAATCTTCCATAGGAAATTTGGCATCAATAGGGAGCCAGATAGTATTGTTCTGTCCATCCCGAGCCGGCAGTTTAATGGCAAATTCCACCCGATCATTGCTTCCGGCTTTAGTGGCTACATTACAGGCATATTGTTCGGGAGTAAGTATTTGCTCTAACAGGTTTCCCAGCTGTATTTCCCCCCAAACCCCCCGGGTTTTCACGTTGGTCAGTACTTTTTTTAAATCTCCCACTCCCGAGGCCAGGGTCTGCATTTCACCCAGCCCTTTGTGGACGGCGTCTAATCGTTCACTGACTAATTTAAAGGATTCTCCTAAGCGCTGCTCAAGAGTAGCGCTTAGTTTTTCGTCAACGGTAGCGCGCATCAAGTCTAATTTATGACTATTATCCTTTTGGAGTAAGAGAAGGCGTTCTTCAATGGTATTGCGCATCTGCTCCAGTTTCAGATTATTGGTTTTGGCCAGGTCACCTAGCTGAGCGGCAAAAATATCTAATTGGTTGCGCTGGAGATTGGCGATTTCCGACATTCGAGCCAGAACGGAATCGTTAAATAAGCGAACGGATTGATTTACTTCCTCCCGCATTTGCCGGGAGTTTGAGGACCATTCCTCTCGATTCTTGGCAATTTCTCCGTTAACAAGGCGTTCATTCCGTTCAAGATTCTTTTCCAGCCCGGCAAATTGACTCTCGAAATTCTTTAAGGGATTGCGGGCAACGCGGCTTAATAAGATGATCAGCAGGATAATCGTTATGGCTGCAAGTATGATGAGGATTAATTCCAGGGAAAAAGGTTCTGTCATGGTAATGCCTCCTAAGCAGAATATGTCATGAGAATAGAATAGCACATTGAGGGGACAAAATTTTGTACATTTTCTCATGCCGCTGTTGCAGCACAAAAGATGATGAAAGTTTAGGCAACGCTTTCGGATTCCTTTTTTAGTTAAAAATAAATATCCTTATTGAACTCTAATATAGAGGAGTTTTGTGCTTATAAATCGAACCTTATAATTTTAAGTTGAATTTTTTATTAAAGGAAGATTGAATAGATATATGGGAGAAAGAATGAAGAAATTTAAGATTCATGTGACAGCTTTTATAATTGTGGCTTTAACCTTTGGCCTGGGCGGACTGTCATTTTTAGCTGCTTATAAAACACAAGTAGTCTTAAAGAACAATTTGGAAACCCATATCACATCGCTTACGGGATCCCTGAGCTCTGAAGTGGGATTGTGGTTAAATGCTCACAAAACGGAAGTTGAGATCATGGCCCATATGCCTTTCATGGATAGAGGGGATCAAGACATGATCCTGGCGTATATGAGCAGCGAAATCCAGCGTAATAAGGAATTTGAAGAATTTTTTTATGCTGACGGCAAGGGGAATTACCTGGAGAATACCGGCTTGAAAGGCAATATTAGTGACCGTGATTATTTTAAAAAAGTCATGACAACTGGGAAACCTGTTATTTCAGATCCTCTGTACTCGAAGGCGAATGGCAGCCATGTCATCGTTATTGCTGTTCCCATTCAGAAAGGAAACGAGGTCGTTGCTCTTTTTGGCGGCTGTATTGATTTATCGGAGCTGACAAATCTTGTTTCTTCAAAAGGAAGTGGAATTGGTAAGGCGTTTATCGTTCAAAAAGATGGGCTGATGATTACTCATCCTAATGAAGAATTTATTATGAGCTATAATGGGCGGATGTATAATCGCTCATTTTCAGATTATAAAGATACTATTAACAAAATGATTGAGGGTGAAACCGGTTTCACTAAGAATACCTTTCAAGATGGAGATAAATATCTTGCTTACGCGCCAATACCGGGCAGCGAGTGGTCCTTAGGCGTTACAGTTCCGGCATCCTATGTATCTAATCAGCTGTATTATTTGCCCATCAATTTTGTCATCATAACCGTATGTTTAGGATTTGTTTTAGTAGTCCTTATGAGGCGTTGGCTGGTCCTGCCTTTGACGAATCTAGCCAGGTTTACGACTCAGCTTAATGAGAATTTATTTTCTCATGGCACTTATCATCAATTTGGCAGCCCAGTCATTGAAGTTGAGTCCTTGGCAGTTAACTTTAACAGGATGACGAGGGAACTTCAAGAGTACTTTCACCAATTGGAAGGCTCTAAAGCGGAACTAAAGCAAGAAATCATCAAGAAGATGATAGTTCAGGAGGATTTGGAGAGCAGTTATGAAGAACTGGCAGCTGTCGAAGAAGAACTAAGGTCTAATTATGAAAAACTTCAATCCAAAGAAATATTGCTGCGTGAATCGGAACGACGTTTTCGCTCCATGCTGGAAAATGTAGAGCTGATCACAGGAATTATTAATAAGGACGGGAGAATTATATTCTGTAATGATTTTATACTCAGCCTGACGGGATATCGGCGGGATGAAGTGGTTGGCCATAACTTTTTTGAATTGTTTGTGCCTTTAAAACTTCAAAAAAGTGCCAGGGCCTGGTTTCAAGATGTGTTAAGCAGCGGAGATATTTCCGTGCATAATATTTATCCCATCCAAACAAAGGGAGGACAAACCCTTTATGTGCATTGGAATCATACTGTTCTCTTTGATGCAGAGGGCAGTGTCTCCGGAGTCGCCAGTATAGGCGAAGATATTACGGAACGCAAGCAATTTCAAGAAAAACTGGAACATATGAGTTTTCATGACGGTTTAACCGACTTATATAATCGCGCTTATTTTGAAGAGAAGACAAAGCTTCTGGAAGGAACCGATTCTGCTCCTGTTGGGATAATAGTGTGTGATGTTAATGGTCTCAAACTGGTTAACGATACCCTAGGCCACAGCACGGGAGATAAACTTCTTAAACTAACGGCCGGCCTCATTAAAAAGTGCTTTAGGGGAGAGGATCTAATCTTTAGAATCGGCGGGGATGAGTTTGCCGTTATCTTGCCCAAAAGTGAATTAGCCGTTGTCGAACAAGCTTGTCAAAGGATTCGCCGAGCCGTTGAAAACTATAATCAAGAAAATGAAGAGTTTCCTTTGAGTCTTTCCATGGGTTTTGCTGTTAGTGAAAAAACCCGGGTGGATATCAGCAAAGTGTTTAAAGAAGCGGATGATGGTATGTACCGGGAAAAATTGCACCACAGTAAAAGTACACGCAGCGCTATCGTACAAGCTATGATGAAAGCTTTGGAGGCCAGAGATTTTATTACGGAAGGGCATGCAGACCGGCTGCAGGATTTAGTGATGGCATTGGGAGCGGCCCTGAATTTATCGGAAAGGACCCTGGCGGATTTGCGCCTTTTGGCAAAATTTCATGATATTGGCAAGGTTGGCATACCTGATCGCATACTGTTTAAGCCAGGACGTCTGAATGCCGAAGAATTTAAAGAAATGCAGCGGCATAGTGAAATAGGCCATCGTATTGCTCAATCTGCTCCGGATCTTTTACCTATCGCCGACTGCATATTGAGACACCACGAATGGTGGAATGGTCAGGGCTATCCCTTGGGACTGAAAGAAGAGTCAATCCCCTTAGAGTGCCGGATTTTGGCAATAGCGGATGCCTATGATGCCATGACAAGCAATCGTCCCTACCGGAGGGCTCTCAGCCAGGAGCAAGCTTTTCAAGAACTCAATAAAAATCGGGGAATTCAATTTGATCCTCAATTAGTTCCCATATTTATTCAGGTAATCAAATTGAACCGGAACCTGAATAGTTTGGATGAACTATCCTATCCTTTGCAAAAGGTTATTGACCATTGACTTTAGCCTTTTCTCATGATAGTTTAATTACAATATCATATTTGGGCAGGGGGGCTGGAAAGGCCGGCTGAGATTTAGACCCTACGAAGTCTGAGACCCTTTAACCTGATCTGGATAATGCCAGCGTAGGTAAGCAGTTTACTCTTTTAGCATTGAAGGAGCACAAATCTTATTCTGGATTTGTGCTCTTCTTTATTTCAATCACATTATTTTAAATTGTAGGAGGTGCAATATGAAAAAGGTACTTACTATCGCTGGCTCAGATTGCAGTGGAGGAGCAGGAATTCAAGCGGATCTGAAAACCTTCTCTGCCCACGGGGTTTTTGGGATGAGCGTCATAACGGCAGTTACCGCTCAAAATACCCAAGGGGTGTTCGCAGTTCAGGATATCTCCCGAGAGGTGATTGCCAAGCAGATTAAGGCGATTTTTGACGATATAGAAGTTGACGGGGTAAAAATAGGCATGGTTTCTCAAGTAGAGATTATCCAAACCATTGCCGAAGAGCTGAGACGCTATCAGCCGCAAATGGTTGTCTTAGACCCTGTCATGGTATCCAAAAGCGGCTATCACTTGTTGAATCAAAAGGCGGAAACAACTCTGGTCAAGGAATTGCTGCCCCTGGCTTTAGTGGTTACTCCCAATATTCCTGAGGCAGAAGTTATAACCAGTCTCAGGATTAAAACCATCCCTGAGATGGAAGAAGCAGCTAGGGAGATTTATCAGATGGGAGCCAAGAATGTACTCCTCAAGGGAGGGCACTTAGAAGAGGATTCCATCGATGTGCTCTATGACGGTCAGGAATTCAGCTATTATCCCTCCCCAAGAATTGCCACGAAGAATACCCATGGAACAGGGTGTACCCTCTCATCGGCTATAGCATCCAACTTGGCCTTAGGGCATGATCTTAAAGAAGCTATTGCCTTAGCCAAAGATTATATCACCGTTGCCATAGAACATTCTTTAGCCATAGGCAAAGGTGTGGGGCCAACCCATCACTTTTATACACTTTATAAAAAGGCGGGACTGATTGAGTGAATTTAGCAAAGAATAATTTAAGTATGTTTAATTTTGCAACCTTATGGTTTGGAGCCTCGATCTCAGTGGCAGAAATATTAACCGGTGGTTTGCTGGCTCCTTTAGGATTTAAAATGGGGGTTTTAGCTATCCTATTGGGTCACCTGGTTGGGACCACCATCTTGGTATTAGGAGGAATCATTGGCACTGAAGCAAGAATAGCTGCTTTGGAGTCCACTCGTATTTCCTTTGGACAATATGGATCGTATTTTTTCTCGATCCTAAATGTTTTGCAATTGCTGGGCTGGACGGCAGTCATGATTATTGTTGGCGCCCGTTCCGTCAACCAGATCAGCAAAACCCTCTGGTCCTTTGATCATCTCACAGTATGGAGCCTGCTTATTGGTATCTTAATTATGCTCTGGCTGTGGCTGGGGAAAGACAGCGGCTGGAAAAAGTTAAACTATGTTGCCGTTGTGCTCTTGTTTTTGCTGACTCTTGTTTTAAGCAGTATAATCGCCGGCAGCCAGGAGCTGTTCTCAGGATTCGGAGCAGGAGAGATGTCCTTTGGTTCGGCTGTTGAACTTGCAGTCGTCATGCCTTTGTCATGGCTGCCGCTGATTGCAGACTATACACGCTTCGCTAAGACCAGGAGAAGCGGAGCCTGGGGCAGCTGGCTGGGTTATTTTGTCGGCAGCAGCTGGATGTATATTATTGGTTTGGGAGCTGGAATCATTG
This Desulfosporosinus orientis DSM 765 DNA region includes the following protein-coding sequences:
- the cytX gene encoding putative hydroxymethylpyrimidine transporter CytX, with protein sequence MNLAKNNLSMFNFATLWFGASISVAEILTGGLLAPLGFKMGVLAILLGHLVGTTILVLGGIIGTEARIAALESTRISFGQYGSYFFSILNVLQLLGWTAVMIIVGARSVNQISKTLWSFDHLTVWSLLIGILIMLWLWLGKDSGWKKLNYVAVVLLFLLTLVLSSIIAGSQELFSGFGAGEMSFGSAVELAVVMPLSWLPLIADYTRFAKTRRSGAWGSWLGYFVGSSWMYIIGLGAGIIASDADPSAMLLAANLGLVALGIIVLSTVTTTFLDAYSAGVSFLNIFPRFNEKVIALVMTAIGTGIAVVVNIEEYESFLYAIGSVFAPLFAILLTDYFLLNQKKIQPDLLANWESLLLCAAGTVLYYQFINYDFIMGATIPVMVIISIIHFIIGRFTEKWKFVSKSSKA
- a CDS encoding DNA recombination protein RmuC is translated as MTEPFSLELILIILAAITIILLIILLSRVARNPLKNFESQFAGLEKNLERNERLVNGEIAKNREEWSSNSRQMREEVNQSVRLFNDSVLARMSEIANLQRNQLDIFAAQLGDLAKTNNLKLEQMRNTIEERLLLLQKDNSHKLDLMRATVDEKLSATLEQRLGESFKLVSERLDAVHKGLGEMQTLASGVGDLKKVLTNVKTRGVWGEIQLGNLLEQILTPEQYACNVATKAGSNDRVEFAIKLPARDGQNNTIWLPIDAKFPMEDYERLVEAQDQLDHLGIEEFGKSLETRIKHEGKTIHDKYIDPPNTTDFGILFLPVEGLYAEVLRRPGLCELLQREYKVIITGPTTLAALLNSLQMGFKTLAIEKRSSEVWDLLGAVKTEFGKFVDILEKTQKKLQEASNTIDTATRKSRTIARKLKDVQTLPAQEAAFMLENEPEHGE
- a CDS encoding HD domain-containing phosphohydrolase, with the translated sequence MKKFKIHVTAFIIVALTFGLGGLSFLAAYKTQVVLKNNLETHITSLTGSLSSEVGLWLNAHKTEVEIMAHMPFMDRGDQDMILAYMSSEIQRNKEFEEFFYADGKGNYLENTGLKGNISDRDYFKKVMTTGKPVISDPLYSKANGSHVIVIAVPIQKGNEVVALFGGCIDLSELTNLVSSKGSGIGKAFIVQKDGLMITHPNEEFIMSYNGRMYNRSFSDYKDTINKMIEGETGFTKNTFQDGDKYLAYAPIPGSEWSLGVTVPASYVSNQLYYLPINFVIITVCLGFVLVVLMRRWLVLPLTNLARFTTQLNENLFSHGTYHQFGSPVIEVESLAVNFNRMTRELQEYFHQLEGSKAELKQEIIKKMIVQEDLESSYEELAAVEEELRSNYEKLQSKEILLRESERRFRSMLENVELITGIINKDGRIIFCNDFILSLTGYRRDEVVGHNFFELFVPLKLQKSARAWFQDVLSSGDISVHNIYPIQTKGGQTLYVHWNHTVLFDAEGSVSGVASIGEDITERKQFQEKLEHMSFHDGLTDLYNRAYFEEKTKLLEGTDSAPVGIIVCDVNGLKLVNDTLGHSTGDKLLKLTAGLIKKCFRGEDLIFRIGGDEFAVILPKSELAVVEQACQRIRRAVENYNQENEEFPLSLSMGFAVSEKTRVDISKVFKEADDGMYREKLHHSKSTRSAIVQAMMKALEARDFITEGHADRLQDLVMALGAALNLSERTLADLRLLAKFHDIGKVGIPDRILFKPGRLNAEEFKEMQRHSEIGHRIAQSAPDLLPIADCILRHHEWWNGQGYPLGLKEESIPLECRILAIADAYDAMTSNRPYRRALSQEQAFQELNKNRGIQFDPQLVPIFIQVIKLNRNLNSLDELSYPLQKVIDH
- the cydC gene encoding thiol reductant ABC exporter subunit CydC — its product is MKGKTWLIPMLLPHWRRVFLALLLSTLTVTSHIGLMATAAYLLARAALHPPVLDLMVTIVGVRFFGITRAVSRYVERYVSHDVTFRILSEIRVKFYQSIEPLAPARLRNLRSADLLRRIVADVETQQNLFLRVLAPPLVAVLVLTGYGLFLARFDLRFSAILAAGFLMAGLIIPWIFHILSKGIGGRVIALKAKLMVRVADGLMGITELIAYGQAESYLKDVREINEQLRKEQRRSAWLSALSSAITGMAANLSMVLVLILGIVLVEKGRLSGVNLGMLALGTLSSFEALFPLALVPHHLEESRAAANRLLEMLEAEPAVKDQASLTVNPQEMSLAFHDVCFKYDEKAPWALDHVSFSIPRQGKVGIVGASGAGKTSVVNLLLRFWDYNEGRIELGGHSIRDYSQDEACSLIGVVTQRTHIFNATIRENLLLAKPEAGDEELVLACKRAKLHDFIQTLPKGYESFVGEGGFKLSGGQRQRLAIARVFLKNAPILILDEAMEGLDPITEAEVMAEVDRLMEGRTTLVITHHLAGLESMDEIIVLDQGRVVERGKHSELIQYPGFYHKLWDRTFTRRVQAHSPT
- the thiD gene encoding bifunctional hydroxymethylpyrimidine kinase/phosphomethylpyrimidine kinase, with the translated sequence MKKVLTIAGSDCSGGAGIQADLKTFSAHGVFGMSVITAVTAQNTQGVFAVQDISREVIAKQIKAIFDDIEVDGVKIGMVSQVEIIQTIAEELRRYQPQMVVLDPVMVSKSGYHLLNQKAETTLVKELLPLALVVTPNIPEAEVITSLRIKTIPEMEEAAREIYQMGAKNVLLKGGHLEEDSIDVLYDGQEFSYYPSPRIATKNTHGTGCTLSSAIASNLALGHDLKEAIALAKDYITVAIEHSLAIGKGVGPTHHFYTLYKKAGLIE
- the cydD gene encoding thiol reductant ABC exporter subunit CydD, whose protein sequence is MFDKRLMRESKPVWKFLILSIALSIGIALLAVAQAWFFSRVAAMVFLEGAMLKDTWNSLGMILLIIGLRAVLQWASEISAFEAASLIKLNLRGELLKHIVSLGPIYARGERAGELITTVTEGIDSLEDYFAKYLPQLLLAAGIPLLILVFVFPRDWKSGLILLATGPLIPIFMILIGKLAEKKSLQQWQNLSWMSAHFLDVLKGLPTLKVFGRSKDQTRVIQKVSDSFRKSTLSVLRVAFLSALMLEFLATISTALVAVTIGLRLVNGTLTFSAGLFLLLLAPEFYTPLRTLGLNFHAGLSGKNAAERIFEILDYPLQTEPGLRTNPIIASNHSITFRNVNLVYQTGEPSALKDINFTLTPGEQIALVGPSGAGKTSVAQLLLGFINPASGEIEVNGADLKTMNLETWREQIAYVPQNPHLFAGTIADNIRFGRPAATLAEVKRAAEEASAHDFIMKLPDGYETYLGEEGAGLSGGQAQRIALARAFLKDAPILILDEATSNLDLESESLIQEALKRLLRGRTALIVAHRLDTVFQAQRILVLDQGQILEEGTHEDLLKGRGLYLRLLQQYRGETG